The following coding sequences lie in one Vibrio casei genomic window:
- the nadA gene encoding quinolinate synthase NadA, producing the protein MAHISDTIDTVYPFPPKPAPLTAEQSTQYIERIKALLIEKDAVLIAHYYTDPEIQALAEATGGFVGDSLEMAKFGNRHPASTLIIAGVRFMGESAKILTPEKHILMPTLKAECSLDLGCPADKFTEFCDAHPDHTVVVYANTSAAVKARADWVVTSSIALEIVEHLDSEDKKIIWGPDRHLGSYIANKTGADMLLWQGECVVHDEFSAKALKDMKALYPDAAVLVHPESPASVVELADAVGSTSQLIKSAKSLPNKKLIVATDKGIFFKMQQLVPEKELVEAPTAGNGATCRSCAHCPWMAMNGLKAIESALVEGGKEHEIFVDEDIRVKSLIPLNRMLDFAESLNMQVKGNA; encoded by the coding sequence ATGGCGCACATATCAGACACAATTGACACTGTTTACCCATTCCCACCTAAGCCTGCTCCACTGACAGCAGAACAAAGTACACAATACATTGAGCGTATTAAAGCGCTATTGATTGAAAAAGATGCCGTATTAATTGCACACTATTATACCGATCCAGAAATTCAAGCTTTAGCCGAAGCCACGGGTGGTTTTGTTGGTGATTCATTAGAAATGGCCAAGTTTGGTAATCGCCATCCGGCTTCAACACTGATCATTGCCGGAGTGCGTTTTATGGGTGAATCAGCCAAAATACTCACGCCAGAAAAACATATTTTAATGCCGACATTGAAAGCAGAGTGCTCACTCGACCTTGGTTGTCCTGCGGATAAGTTCACCGAATTTTGTGATGCGCACCCAGATCATACGGTTGTCGTTTATGCCAATACATCAGCGGCAGTAAAAGCACGAGCTGATTGGGTGGTGACCTCAAGTATTGCTTTAGAAATTGTTGAACACTTAGATTCTGAAGATAAAAAAATCATCTGGGGCCCAGACCGCCACTTAGGTTCCTACATTGCCAATAAAACTGGTGCAGACATGTTGTTATGGCAAGGTGAATGCGTCGTGCATGATGAATTTTCAGCAAAAGCGTTGAAAGACATGAAAGCACTTTACCCTGATGCGGCAGTACTCGTTCATCCAGAATCGCCCGCAAGTGTTGTGGAATTGGCTGATGCGGTAGGTTCAACCAGCCAACTTATAAAATCGGCTAAGTCTTTACCAAACAAAAAGCTTATTGTTGCTACTGATAAAGGTATTTTCTTTAAAATGCAACAACTCGTCCCAGAAAAAGAGTTAGTAGAAGCGCCAACTGCTGGTAATGGCGCAACCTGCCGCAGCTGTGCTCATTGCCCCTGGATGGCGATGAATGGTTTAAAAGCGATTGAAAGCGCGTTAGTTGAAGGAGGTAAAGAGCATGAAATTTTTGTTGACGAAGACATTCGTGTCAAATCATTGATCCCACTCAACCGTATGCTAGATTTTGCTGAATCATTGAATATGCAAGTCAAAGGGAATGCGTAA
- the ybgF gene encoding tol-pal system protein YbgF gives MFGNLKRVITLSLLVSAAGPVLAASAPVSDLNDSISTASGQSETNAQRLQRLLNNSNRVQARLQQQVDSQETELSSLRGTIERNNYEMKQMVERQRQLFIEMDKLRTEVNNLKSSPAASSIAATGSPAAVSSAAIQASGDEQTAYQSAVDLILKDRNYDGAITAFKDFQTKYPNSGYAGNAHYWLGQLYFAKKQDVDSAKSFAAVVSDKDSPKRADALVKLGDIAKRNNNVKAANKYYQQVIKEYPNSSAAKLAQSNL, from the coding sequence ATGTTTGGTAACTTAAAGCGAGTTATTACGCTTTCGTTACTAGTAAGTGCAGCAGGCCCAGTGCTTGCTGCATCTGCTCCAGTATCTGATCTCAATGACTCTATTTCTACTGCATCTGGGCAATCGGAAACCAATGCTCAGCGTTTGCAACGTCTGTTAAATAACAGCAATCGTGTGCAAGCTCGTTTACAGCAACAGGTAGATAGCCAAGAAACAGAATTGAGCAGTTTGCGCGGTACCATTGAACGCAATAATTATGAAATGAAACAGATGGTTGAACGTCAACGTCAGCTCTTCATTGAAATGGATAAGTTACGTACGGAAGTTAATAACTTAAAATCATCCCCCGCAGCGTCGTCTATAGCAGCAACAGGCTCACCTGCCGCGGTGTCGTCGGCTGCTATACAAGCAAGTGGTGATGAACAAACTGCTTATCAATCTGCAGTGGATTTAATCCTAAAAGATCGTAATTATGATGGTGCTATAACGGCATTTAAAGATTTTCAAACTAAATATCCTAATTCAGGGTATGCAGGTAACGCTCACTATTGGTTAGGGCAGCTCTATTTTGCGAAAAAACAAGATGTTGATTCTGCAAAAAGCTTTGCCGCCGTGGTCAGTGATAAAGATTCACCGAAGCGTGCTGATGCTTTAGTGAAGTTAGGTGATATTGCAAAGCGTAATAATAATGTGAAAGCCGCCAATAAATATTACCAGCAAGTGATAAAAGAATACCCTAATTCTTCAGCAGCAAAGCTTGCACAAAGTAATTTATAA